A genomic segment from Anaeromyxobacter sp. encodes:
- a CDS encoding ATP-dependent 6-phosphofructokinase, which produces MAKNNRFRIAINTGGGDAPGLNAVIYAVTMAAHQRGWEVHGILQGYAGLFDTSKIVQLTPEKVAGILDHGGTILGTTNKGDPFHRPHERGDGTVEYRDESDKVVENFKRLGFDVLVALGGDGSLGLAHRLSEKGLQFIGVPKTIDNDLVKTQQTFGFDTAVTTATECIDKLHSTAAAHERVMVVEVMGRYAGWIALHSGLSGDADVILIPEIPFAIDRVCDRIMENETGKRYAIVVVAEGAKVAGGGLVTRENADVGRQEVMLGGIAEWVAKEIHKRTGKETRSLVLGHLQRGGSPTTWDRLLSLRFGAAAVRFVAEGKRNVMVAWQPPEMRAIPVTEVIGQSKLVPVDSDTIHTCRDLGISLGD; this is translated from the coding sequence ATGGCCAAGAACAACCGGTTCCGCATCGCCATCAACACCGGGGGCGGTGACGCGCCCGGCCTGAACGCGGTCATCTACGCGGTCACCATGGCGGCCCACCAGCGCGGCTGGGAGGTCCACGGGATCCTGCAGGGGTACGCCGGGCTCTTCGACACCAGCAAGATCGTCCAGCTCACCCCGGAGAAGGTGGCCGGCATCCTCGACCACGGCGGCACCATCCTGGGCACCACCAACAAGGGGGATCCGTTCCACCGCCCCCACGAGCGCGGCGACGGCACGGTGGAGTACCGCGACGAGTCGGACAAGGTGGTCGAGAACTTCAAGCGGCTGGGCTTCGACGTGCTGGTGGCCCTGGGCGGCGACGGCTCGCTCGGGCTGGCGCACCGCCTCTCCGAGAAGGGGCTGCAGTTCATCGGGGTGCCCAAGACCATCGACAACGACCTGGTCAAGACCCAGCAGACCTTCGGCTTCGACACCGCGGTGACCACCGCCACCGAGTGCATCGACAAGCTCCACTCCACCGCCGCGGCGCACGAGCGGGTCATGGTGGTGGAGGTGATGGGCCGCTACGCCGGCTGGATCGCGCTGCACAGCGGCCTCTCGGGCGACGCCGACGTCATCCTCATCCCGGAGATCCCCTTCGCCATCGACAGGGTCTGCGACCGGATCATGGAGAACGAGACCGGCAAGCGCTACGCCATCGTGGTGGTGGCCGAGGGCGCCAAGGTGGCCGGCGGCGGGCTGGTCACCAGGGAGAACGCCGACGTGGGGCGCCAGGAGGTCATGCTGGGCGGCATCGCCGAGTGGGTGGCCAAGGAGATCCACAAGCGCACCGGCAAGGAGACCCGCTCGCTGGTGCTGGGCCACCTGCAGCGCGGCGGCTCCCCCACCACCTGGGACCGGCTCCTGTCGCTGCGCTTCGGCGCGGCGGCGGTGCGCTTCGTGGCCGAGGGCAAGCGCAACGTCATGGTGGCCTGGCAGCCGCCGGAGATGAGGGCCATCCCGGTCACCGAGGTGATCGGCCAGTCGAAGCTGGTGCCGGTGGACTCCGACACCATCCACACCTGCCGCGACCTGGGCATCTCGCTGGGGGACTGA
- a CDS encoding RluA family pseudouridine synthase: MDLALVRCWPDLTRARLQRLLDEGQALVDGRPAKASLKLRGGERLTIALAPPPPSDLVAEDLPLAVLHEDRDLLVLDKAPGMVVHPARGAPSGTVVNAVLHHLGGAAAGARTGLVHRLDKDTSGCLLIAKTEAALATLQAAFKARAVEKTYLALVHGAPPETGRLDTMYGRHPADRTRFTSRGQHARRAVTGWRVLERFGDRAALLEVALETGRTHQIRVHLTEAGHPLLADATYAGRRREARLAVGDPLKVAAAAVGRQALHAWKLAFDHPRTGRRLRLVAPVPADLEAALAVLRAALGGPAPPR, encoded by the coding sequence CTGGACCTGGCGCTGGTGCGCTGCTGGCCCGACCTGACCCGGGCCCGCCTCCAGCGGCTGCTCGACGAGGGGCAGGCGCTGGTGGACGGCCGTCCGGCCAAGGCCTCGCTGAAGCTCCGCGGCGGCGAGCGGCTCACCATCGCGCTGGCCCCGCCGCCCCCCTCGGACCTGGTGGCCGAGGACCTGCCGCTCGCGGTGCTGCACGAGGATCGCGACCTGCTGGTGCTCGACAAGGCGCCGGGCATGGTGGTCCACCCGGCGCGCGGCGCGCCCTCGGGCACGGTGGTGAACGCGGTGCTGCACCACCTGGGGGGCGCCGCCGCCGGCGCCCGCACCGGCCTGGTGCACCGGCTCGACAAGGACACCAGCGGCTGCCTGCTGATCGCCAAGACCGAGGCGGCGCTGGCCACCCTGCAGGCGGCCTTCAAGGCGCGCGCCGTGGAGAAGACCTACCTGGCGCTGGTGCACGGCGCCCCGCCGGAGACCGGGCGGCTCGACACCATGTACGGGCGCCACCCGGCCGACCGGACCCGCTTCACCTCGCGCGGCCAGCACGCCCGGCGGGCGGTGACGGGCTGGCGGGTGCTGGAGCGGTTCGGCGACCGGGCGGCGCTGCTGGAGGTGGCGCTGGAGACCGGCCGGACCCACCAGATCCGGGTGCACCTCACCGAGGCCGGCCACCCGCTGCTGGCCGACGCCACCTACGCCGGCCGGCGCCGCGAGGCGCGCCTGGCGGTGGGCGACCCGCTGAAGGTGGCGGCGGCGGCGGTGGGCCGCCAGGCGCTGCACGCCTGGAAGCTGGCCTTCGACCACCCGCGCACCGGCCGGCGGCTGCGCCTGGTGGCGCCGGTGCCGGCCGATCTCGAGGCGGCGCTGGCCGTGCTGCGGGCCGCCCTGGGCGGGCCGGCCCCGCCGCGCTGA
- a CDS encoding helix-turn-helix domain-containing protein codes for MLRQVREARGLTLPQLSERTKVTRHHLENIEAEKFAALPAGVYLRGILLSLARELRLDGQRVARSYLDRLAAAQAAAPKR; via the coding sequence ATGCTGCGCCAGGTCCGCGAGGCGCGCGGCCTCACCCTGCCGCAGCTCTCGGAGCGGACCAAGGTGACGCGCCACCACCTCGAGAACATCGAGGCCGAGAAGTTCGCGGCGCTGCCGGCGGGGGTCTACCTGCGCGGCATCCTCCTGAGCCTGGCCCGCGAGCTGCGCCTCGACGGGCAGCGGGTGGCGCGCTCCTACCTCGATCGGCTGGCGGCCGCGCAGGCCGCCGCGCCCAAGCGGTGA
- a CDS encoding P-loop NTPase, with protein MGDAPILKLVHVLEEAAKPAAPRAAPRPKKPAPRAGRILSVGGGKGGIGKSLVAANLGIALARRGKRVVLVDADLGGANLHTTLGLELPRRTLSDFIERRVERIEDVLTPTGVPNLTLVSGALDHLDAATPKHAQKMRLLRHVQAMDTDYAILDLGAGTHTNTLDFFLVSDHGVLVLVPEPTAVENAYRFVKAAFWRRMRSVAQVFGYEALLRQVMEGASFKSPVELVATVAERDPEAGMNLARQLAAFRPRLVVNQARTPQDAEIGLAVVAAWRKYFGLEMDYLGAITYDEEMWRAVRLRQPLLVARPEVPAGRAFDGIAERLLVMDAAERAAEQP; from the coding sequence ATGGGCGACGCACCGATCCTGAAGCTGGTCCACGTGCTCGAGGAGGCGGCCAAGCCGGCCGCGCCCCGGGCCGCGCCGCGCCCCAAGAAGCCGGCCCCGCGCGCCGGCCGCATCCTCTCGGTGGGCGGCGGCAAGGGCGGCATCGGCAAGAGCCTGGTGGCCGCCAACCTGGGCATCGCCCTGGCGCGGCGCGGCAAGCGGGTGGTGCTGGTGGACGCCGACCTGGGCGGCGCCAACCTGCACACCACCCTGGGCCTGGAGCTGCCCAGGCGGACCCTCTCCGACTTCATCGAGCGGCGCGTCGAGCGCATCGAGGACGTGCTGACGCCCACCGGCGTGCCCAACCTGACGCTGGTCTCCGGGGCGCTCGACCACCTCGACGCCGCCACCCCCAAGCACGCCCAGAAGATGCGGCTGCTGCGCCACGTCCAGGCCATGGACACCGACTACGCCATCCTGGACCTGGGCGCCGGCACCCACACCAACACCCTCGACTTCTTCCTGGTGTCGGACCACGGCGTGCTGGTGCTGGTGCCGGAGCCCACCGCGGTGGAGAACGCCTACCGCTTCGTCAAGGCGGCCTTCTGGCGCCGCATGCGCAGCGTGGCCCAGGTCTTCGGCTACGAGGCGCTGCTCCGCCAGGTGATGGAGGGCGCCAGCTTCAAGAGCCCGGTGGAGCTGGTGGCCACCGTGGCGGAGCGCGACCCGGAGGCGGGCATGAACCTGGCGCGCCAGCTGGCCGCCTTCCGCCCCCGCCTGGTGGTGAACCAGGCGCGCACGCCGCAGGACGCCGAGATCGGGCTGGCGGTGGTGGCGGCCTGGCGCAAGTACTTCGGCCTGGAGATGGACTACCTGGGCGCCATCACCTACGACGAGGAGATGTGGCGGGCCGTCCGGCTGCGCCAGCCGCTGCTGGTGGCGCGCCCCGAGGTCCCGGCCGGCCGCGCCTTCGACGGCATCGCCGAGCGGCTGCTGGTGATGGACGCGGCGGAGCGGGCAGCGGAGCAGCCGTGA
- a CDS encoding HNH endonuclease: MLDGGVLVLNRLYRPVHVTSVRRALVLLYQGGARALDAEFRLFDFPSWAALGAGAGQDAVATVGGRLRVPRVIVLLAYQHLPRARVRFSRFNVYARDDDTCQYCARRFPRSDLNLDHVVPRSRGGDTSWENVVCSCVACNLRKGGRTPEEAGLRLLRAPARPRWTPLLRSAARRVLHAEWRPFLTLADAAYWNVELLD; encoded by the coding sequence ATGCTCGACGGCGGCGTCCTGGTCCTCAACCGGCTCTACCGGCCGGTGCACGTCACCTCGGTGCGCCGCGCCCTGGTGCTCCTCTACCAGGGCGGCGCCCGGGCCCTCGACGCCGAGTTCCGGCTCTTCGACTTCCCCAGCTGGGCGGCGCTCGGCGCCGGCGCGGGGCAGGACGCGGTGGCCACGGTGGGCGGCCGGCTGCGGGTGCCGCGGGTCATCGTGCTGCTGGCCTACCAGCACCTGCCGCGGGCCAGGGTGCGCTTCTCCCGCTTCAACGTCTACGCCCGCGACGACGACACCTGCCAGTACTGCGCCCGCCGCTTCCCGCGCAGCGACCTGAACCTCGACCACGTGGTGCCGCGCTCGCGCGGCGGGGACACCAGCTGGGAGAACGTGGTCTGCTCCTGCGTGGCCTGCAACCTCCGGAAGGGCGGGCGCACGCCGGAGGAGGCCGGGCTGCGGCTGCTCCGGGCCCCGGCGCGGCCACGCTGGACGCCGCTGCTGCGCAGCGCGGCGCGCCGGGTGCTGCACGCCGAGTGGCGCCCGTTCCTCACGCTGGCCGACGCCGCCTACTGGAACGTCGAGCTTTTGGACTGA
- a CDS encoding lytic transglycosylase domain-containing protein codes for MTSLLLALAAAAASALLGEADLAPALTGPPATAAALLEDGRPTDALAALGRATRPEARLVRGLSCEAAGRFDEALAALDRLEIALPALADRVLAARGRALAGLGRHREAAQAFAGVGPGSLHRQGAVLGRARALAAAGDPRSGLAALAPLLEAGQGGVRPAAALLLAGRLLAASPPPDPAGARAALLECWAGRPAEPEAPACLAALRELPGAAGEAPPPAEVLRRAEGLLERNQTAEVLALLGPVVKLAPPAAAAEPEACRARAALGRALRRDRQNGRAAELLRPVADRCTDPAVRSRALYVLATAVSAGGAREEAIALYRRFAREQADSPLADDALFAAADLAARAGRAAEAGEALAALVRDHPAGDRRDEARFRLAWLAWRGGDAAQAVAGLLAIEEEAREVDPYEHARAAYWRARLLSAGGEAERAAARAVWAGLVEAAPADYYALLSRARLAGEDGLLLPGAAPPAPAAAPLDPGPLAEDPHLAAGLALLRAGFRRVAAEELRAVERSRLAAGGPLGPVLCLAALLERAGDHQAAHQLLRGAARAALRQPPEGPLRQLWEVAYPPAHRELVRRHAPPAGVPPELLQALMREESALDPAAVSPAGAVGLTQLMLPTARRVARRLALPAPDRAGLMEPATSIHIGAAYLGELLGRFHGSAPLALAAYNAGENAVERWRAAAPGLPLDEFVEEIPYDETRGYVKRVLRSYASYRLLSGGAQAAQVVAPERPGRAGRAAARPGG; via the coding sequence ATGACATCGCTCCTCCTGGCGCTGGCCGCGGCGGCCGCGTCGGCGCTGCTCGGCGAGGCCGACCTCGCCCCGGCCCTGACCGGGCCACCCGCCACCGCCGCCGCGCTGCTGGAAGACGGCCGCCCCACCGACGCGCTGGCCGCGCTGGGGCGCGCCACCCGGCCAGAGGCGCGGCTGGTGCGCGGCCTCTCCTGCGAGGCGGCCGGCCGCTTCGATGAGGCCCTGGCGGCGCTGGACCGCCTGGAGATCGCGCTCCCGGCCCTGGCCGACCGGGTGCTGGCGGCGCGCGGCCGCGCCCTGGCCGGGCTGGGCCGCCACCGCGAGGCGGCGCAGGCCTTCGCCGGGGTGGGGCCGGGCTCGCTGCACCGGCAGGGGGCGGTGCTGGGGAGGGCCCGCGCCCTGGCGGCGGCGGGCGACCCGCGGTCCGGGCTGGCGGCCCTGGCCCCGCTCCTGGAGGCCGGCCAGGGTGGGGTCCGGCCTGCCGCGGCGCTGCTGCTGGCGGGGCGCCTGCTGGCGGCGTCGCCCCCGCCGGATCCCGCCGGGGCCCGCGCCGCGCTGCTGGAGTGCTGGGCCGGCCGCCCCGCCGAGCCCGAGGCCCCGGCCTGCCTGGCGGCCCTGCGCGAGCTGCCAGGGGCGGCCGGCGAGGCGCCGCCCCCGGCCGAGGTGCTGCGCCGGGCCGAGGGGCTGCTGGAGCGGAACCAGACCGCCGAGGTGCTGGCCCTGCTCGGGCCGGTGGTCAAGCTGGCTCCGCCGGCGGCCGCCGCCGAGCCGGAGGCCTGCCGCGCCCGCGCCGCCCTGGGCCGGGCGCTGCGGCGCGACCGCCAGAACGGCCGGGCCGCCGAGCTGCTGCGCCCGGTGGCCGACCGCTGCACAGACCCGGCCGTGCGCAGCCGCGCGCTCTACGTGCTGGCCACCGCGGTCTCGGCCGGCGGCGCCCGGGAGGAGGCCATCGCGCTCTACCGTCGCTTCGCCCGCGAGCAGGCCGACAGCCCGCTGGCCGACGACGCCCTCTTCGCCGCGGCCGACCTGGCGGCCCGGGCCGGCCGCGCCGCCGAGGCCGGGGAGGCCCTGGCCGCGCTGGTCCGCGACCACCCGGCGGGCGATCGGCGCGACGAGGCCCGCTTCCGCCTGGCCTGGCTGGCCTGGCGAGGTGGCGACGCGGCGCAGGCGGTGGCGGGCCTCCTGGCCATCGAGGAGGAGGCGCGGGAGGTGGACCCCTACGAGCACGCCCGCGCCGCCTACTGGCGCGCCCGCCTGCTCTCCGCCGGCGGCGAGGCGGAGCGGGCGGCGGCCCGGGCGGTCTGGGCCGGCCTGGTGGAGGCCGCCCCCGCCGACTACTACGCGCTGCTGTCCAGGGCCCGGCTGGCGGGCGAGGACGGCCTGCTGCTCCCGGGGGCGGCCCCGCCGGCGCCCGCGGCGGCGCCGCTCGATCCCGGCCCGCTGGCCGAGGACCCCCACCTGGCGGCCGGCCTGGCGCTCCTCAGGGCCGGGTTCCGGCGGGTGGCCGCCGAGGAGCTGCGCGCCGTGGAGCGCTCGCGGCTGGCCGCCGGCGGGCCGCTCGGGCCGGTCCTCTGCCTGGCGGCGCTGCTGGAGCGGGCCGGCGACCACCAGGCGGCGCACCAGCTGCTGCGCGGCGCGGCCCGGGCGGCGCTGCGGCAGCCGCCGGAGGGCCCGCTGCGGCAGCTCTGGGAGGTGGCCTACCCGCCGGCCCACCGCGAGCTGGTGCGCCGCCACGCCCCGCCGGCCGGGGTGCCGCCCGAGCTCCTGCAGGCGCTCATGCGGGAGGAGAGCGCGCTGGATCCGGCGGCGGTCTCCCCGGCCGGCGCCGTGGGGCTGACCCAGCTCATGCTGCCCACCGCGAGGCGGGTGGCGCGCCGGCTGGCGCTGCCGGCGCCCGACCGGGCCGGGCTGATGGAGCCGGCCACCTCCATCCACATCGGCGCCGCCTACCTGGGCGAGCTGCTGGGCCGCTTCCACGGCTCGGCGCCGCTGGCCCTGGCGGCCTACAACGCCGGCGAGAACGCCGTGGAGCGATGGCGCGCCGCCGCGCCCGGCCTGCCCCTCGACGAGTTCGTCGAGGAGATCCCCTACGACGAGACGCGCGGCTACGTGAAGCGGGTGCTCCGCTCCTACGCCAGCTACCGGCTGCTCTCGGGCGGCGCCCAGGCTGCCCAGGTGGTGGCGCCGGAGCGCCCCGGCCGGGCCGGTCGAGCGGCGGCGCGGCCGGGCGGGTGA
- a CDS encoding GAF domain-containing protein, producing the protein MDIRTQAALLAAIVTLALAVAALLRDNRSRVFTLFALFSLDLFLFSLAICLQRWPEVGGDPTWWERLAVGSGALVPSAGLAFFLEFLGVARRPARRARNAMLAGSLGGLVVALSPLVHARPAKLLVAAYVLFGLTVVLSVLWNRMRAAATRVERARLRYLFVGAVVAMALSLLDMAPRFGLPWPVEGLGSITLTIFMFFLSQTLQRHRLLDLHEFLGKIVVVTALSLVLVVVYGGLVSWVGDRRELFYFNTVVASFVILSLFEPLRARVEEWVVVTLFHERYELVRRLEAVRDRCGTVIDPAELGLVVLDGLVETRRVTHASLWMLAEDRPGYRAQDFRGPAPVKFLEPAAARALLAATASGQKAVLLENLDRRMGELRRLLPAGPAEAEPRSGRPATAAVAAELSRLSDARAVMASMKAGICMPLAAGERAVGFLACWDERVPEAFASDEIAAMLEVAEQCARVIENSKLFQQMKERDRLAAIGEMSAGLAHEIRNPLAAIKGAIQYLDPRTLPEGDREFLEIVVDEVNRLNGVVTQFLDYSRPLKPALAPADLNEVLTRTFRLLAPAVPEGIDLTVALAPELPRVACDAEQLKQVFINLAQNAFQAMPAGGRLEVSTSVTRDDLAYWREGARRPDLVEVRFRDSGAGIPEEARERIFVPFYTTKEKGTGLGLAICQRIVTAHHGAIAVQAPAGGGAEFVISLPGLREDRPEAEPRRDDPERQKARERRRARAEVRLKKRRRRG; encoded by the coding sequence GTGGACATCCGCACCCAGGCCGCGCTGCTCGCCGCCATCGTGACGCTGGCGCTGGCCGTGGCCGCGCTGCTGCGCGACAACCGCTCGCGCGTCTTCACCCTCTTCGCCCTCTTCAGCCTCGACCTCTTCCTCTTCTCGCTGGCCATCTGCCTGCAGCGCTGGCCCGAGGTGGGCGGCGACCCCACCTGGTGGGAGCGCCTGGCCGTGGGGTCCGGGGCGCTGGTGCCCTCGGCCGGCCTGGCCTTCTTCCTGGAGTTCCTCGGGGTGGCCCGCCGCCCGGCCCGGCGAGCCCGCAACGCCATGCTGGCCGGCTCGCTGGGCGGCCTGGTGGTGGCGCTCTCGCCGCTGGTGCACGCCCGTCCGGCCAAGCTGCTGGTGGCCGCCTACGTGCTCTTCGGCCTGACGGTGGTGCTCTCGGTGCTGTGGAACCGGATGCGCGCCGCCGCCACCCGCGTCGAGCGGGCCCGCCTGCGCTACCTGTTCGTGGGCGCGGTGGTGGCCATGGCGCTGTCGCTGCTCGACATGGCGCCGCGCTTCGGCCTGCCCTGGCCGGTCGAGGGGCTGGGCTCCATCACCCTCACCATCTTCATGTTCTTCCTGTCGCAGACGCTGCAGCGCCACCGGCTGCTCGACCTGCACGAGTTCCTCGGGAAGATCGTGGTGGTGACCGCCCTCAGCCTGGTGCTGGTGGTGGTCTACGGCGGCCTGGTCTCCTGGGTGGGCGACCGGCGCGAGCTCTTCTACTTCAACACCGTGGTGGCCTCCTTCGTCATCCTCTCGCTCTTCGAGCCGCTGCGCGCCCGGGTCGAGGAGTGGGTGGTGGTGACCCTCTTCCACGAGCGCTACGAGCTGGTGCGGCGCCTGGAGGCGGTGCGCGACCGCTGCGGCACGGTCATCGACCCGGCCGAGCTGGGGCTGGTGGTGCTCGACGGCCTGGTCGAGACCCGGCGGGTCACCCACGCGTCGCTCTGGATGCTGGCGGAGGACCGGCCCGGCTACCGCGCCCAGGACTTCCGCGGCCCCGCGCCGGTCAAGTTCCTCGAGCCGGCCGCGGCGCGGGCGCTGCTGGCGGCCACCGCCAGCGGGCAGAAGGCGGTGCTGCTGGAGAACCTGGACCGGCGCATGGGCGAGCTGCGCCGCCTGCTGCCGGCCGGCCCGGCCGAGGCCGAGCCCCGCAGCGGCCGGCCCGCCACCGCCGCGGTGGCCGCCGAGCTGAGCCGGCTCTCCGACGCCCGCGCCGTCATGGCCTCCATGAAGGCCGGCATCTGCATGCCGCTGGCGGCCGGGGAGCGGGCCGTCGGCTTCCTGGCCTGCTGGGACGAGCGGGTCCCCGAGGCCTTCGCCTCCGACGAGATCGCCGCCATGCTGGAGGTGGCGGAGCAGTGCGCCCGGGTCATCGAGAACTCCAAGCTGTTCCAGCAGATGAAGGAGCGCGACCGGCTGGCGGCCATCGGCGAGATGTCGGCCGGCCTGGCCCACGAGATCCGCAACCCGCTGGCCGCCATCAAGGGGGCCATCCAGTACCTGGATCCGCGCACCCTGCCGGAGGGGGACCGCGAGTTCCTCGAGATCGTGGTGGACGAGGTCAACCGGCTCAACGGCGTGGTCACCCAGTTCCTCGACTACTCGCGCCCGCTCAAGCCGGCGCTGGCCCCCGCCGACCTGAACGAGGTCCTGACCCGCACCTTCCGCCTGCTGGCGCCGGCCGTCCCGGAGGGCATCGACCTCACCGTGGCCCTGGCGCCGGAGCTGCCGCGGGTGGCCTGCGACGCCGAGCAGCTCAAGCAGGTCTTCATCAACCTGGCGCAGAACGCCTTCCAGGCCATGCCGGCGGGCGGGCGGCTGGAGGTCTCCACCAGCGTGACCCGCGACGACCTGGCCTACTGGCGCGAGGGGGCCCGCCGCCCCGACCTGGTGGAGGTCCGCTTCCGCGACAGCGGGGCCGGCATCCCCGAGGAGGCGCGGGAGCGCATCTTCGTGCCCTTCTACACCACCAAGGAGAAGGGCACCGGGCTCGGGCTGGCCATCTGCCAGCGCATCGTGACGGCGCACCACGGGGCCATCGCGGTGCAGGCCCCGGCCGGCGGCGGCGCCGAGTTCGTCATCTCGCTGCCCGGGCTGCGCGAGGACCGGCCCGAGGCCGAGCCCCGGCGCGACGACCCGGAGCGGCAGAAGGCCCGCGAGCGGCGGCGCGCCCGGGCCGAGGTCCGCCTCAAGAAGCGGCGGCGCCGGGGCTGA
- a CDS encoding sigma-54-dependent Fis family transcriptional regulator encodes MAHVLIVDDEMNIRRVLAAMLKRDGYEVTTAADGEQALAVLQKTPVHVVVTDLVMPKVGGMELLKRVGADYPDVPVILITAHGSVDSAVAALKAGAFDYVTKPFEQDELRKVIAKAARAHDLERQNVHEGGSEADRPPLVGSSPAMKTIYDMVARVADSPSTVLITGESGTGKELIAKALHRGSSRRDKPLIKVNCAAIPKDLVESELFGYERGAFTGAVGSKPGRFELADGGTLFLDEIGEIPVEIQVKLLRALQESEFERVGGIKTLKVDVRLIAATNRDLKALIAEGRFREDLYYRLAVVPIALPPLRDRREDVPLLVRHFIEKYDRRLGKKVEGIEDEALQLLQGYAWPGNIRELENLMERSVLFADGPLIEAAALPDALRERGAAAPVPIAAVGPLGAIAAPSGASMKEIVRQAQAELERELIARALEETGGNVTRAAKRLQISRKSLQVKMKELGLRDAENGAGDE; translated from the coding sequence GTGGCGCACGTCCTCATCGTCGACGACGAGATGAACATCCGCCGCGTGCTCGCGGCCATGCTGAAGCGCGACGGGTACGAGGTCACCACCGCCGCCGACGGCGAGCAGGCGCTGGCCGTCCTGCAGAAGACCCCGGTGCACGTGGTGGTCACCGACCTGGTCATGCCCAAGGTGGGCGGCATGGAGCTGCTCAAGCGGGTCGGCGCCGACTACCCCGACGTGCCGGTCATCCTCATCACGGCCCACGGCTCGGTGGACAGCGCGGTGGCCGCCCTCAAGGCCGGCGCCTTCGACTACGTCACCAAGCCCTTCGAGCAGGACGAGCTCCGCAAGGTGATCGCCAAGGCCGCCCGGGCCCACGACCTGGAGCGGCAGAACGTGCACGAGGGCGGCAGCGAGGCCGACCGCCCGCCGCTGGTGGGCTCCTCGCCGGCCATGAAGACCATCTACGACATGGTGGCGCGGGTGGCCGACTCGCCCTCCACCGTGCTCATCACCGGCGAGAGCGGCACCGGCAAGGAGCTCATCGCCAAGGCGCTGCACCGCGGCTCCAGCCGGCGCGACAAGCCGCTCATCAAGGTCAACTGCGCCGCCATCCCCAAGGACCTGGTGGAGTCGGAGCTCTTCGGCTACGAGCGCGGCGCCTTCACCGGGGCGGTCGGCTCCAAGCCGGGTCGCTTCGAGCTGGCCGACGGCGGCACCCTCTTCCTCGACGAGATCGGCGAGATCCCGGTCGAGATCCAGGTCAAGCTGCTGCGGGCCCTGCAGGAGTCCGAGTTCGAGCGGGTGGGCGGCATCAAGACCCTCAAGGTGGACGTCCGGCTCATCGCCGCCACCAACCGGGATCTCAAGGCGCTCATCGCCGAGGGACGCTTCCGCGAGGACCTGTACTACCGGCTGGCGGTGGTGCCCATCGCCCTGCCGCCGCTGCGCGACCGGCGCGAGGACGTCCCGCTGCTGGTGCGCCACTTCATCGAGAAGTACGACCGGCGGCTCGGCAAGAAGGTCGAGGGCATCGAGGACGAGGCGCTCCAGCTGCTGCAGGGCTACGCCTGGCCCGGCAACATCCGCGAGCTGGAGAACCTGATGGAGCGCTCGGTGCTCTTCGCCGACGGGCCGCTCATCGAGGCCGCGGCGCTGCCCGACGCCCTGCGGGAGCGGGGGGCGGCCGCCCCGGTTCCCATCGCCGCGGTCGGCCCGCTGGGCGCCATCGCCGCCCCCAGCGGCGCCTCCATGAAGGAGATCGTCCGCCAGGCCCAGGCCGAGCTGGAGCGCGAGCTCATCGCCCGGGCGCTCGAGGAGACCGGCGGCAACGTCACCCGCGCCGCCAAGCGGCTCCAGATCAGCCGCAAGTCGCTCCAGGTGAAGATGAAGGAGCTGGGGCTGCGCGACGCCGAGAACGGCGCCGGCGACGAGTGA
- the rsmI gene encoding 16S rRNA (cytidine(1402)-2'-O)-methyltransferase: protein MSGAPVAERAPGRGTLYVVATPIGHLGDLTPRAAEVLRTVDAVAAEDTRRTAQLYAHLGAAAPPLLSLPAFDERGRLEVVVSRLAAGQVVALCTDAGTPGISDPGAALVAAAWEVGARVVPVPGASAVLAALSASGLPADRFFFAGFLPRKGGGRAEQLAFLAGLPCTLVLYEAGNRTADTLRDLVVALGDRVALVARELTKLHEELARGRLSELAARFDGQVRGEVTVVVAGGGAAAPPAPLPPLDDELRRRLAAGEPPSGVAREVARARGLKRADVYDALERLKRGG, encoded by the coding sequence GTGAGCGGGGCGCCGGTGGCCGAGCGAGCGCCTGGGCGCGGGACCCTCTACGTGGTGGCCACGCCCATCGGTCACCTCGGCGACCTGACGCCACGCGCTGCCGAGGTGCTGCGCACGGTGGACGCGGTGGCGGCCGAGGACACCCGCCGCACCGCCCAGCTCTACGCGCACCTGGGCGCCGCGGCGCCGCCGCTCCTCTCGCTGCCGGCCTTCGACGAGCGCGGCCGGCTCGAGGTGGTGGTGTCGCGCCTGGCGGCCGGGCAGGTGGTGGCGCTCTGCACCGACGCCGGCACCCCGGGGATCTCCGACCCCGGGGCGGCGCTGGTGGCGGCCGCCTGGGAGGTGGGGGCGCGGGTGGTGCCGGTGCCCGGTGCCTCGGCGGTCCTGGCGGCGCTGTCGGCCTCCGGCCTGCCGGCCGACCGCTTCTTCTTCGCCGGGTTCCTGCCGCGCAAGGGGGGCGGGCGGGCCGAGCAGCTGGCCTTCCTGGCCGGGCTGCCGTGCACCCTGGTGCTCTACGAGGCCGGCAACCGGACCGCCGACACGCTGCGGGACCTGGTGGTGGCGCTGGGCGACCGGGTGGCGCTGGTGGCGCGCGAGCTCACCAAGCTGCACGAGGAGCTGGCGCGGGGCCGGCTCTCCGAGCTGGCGGCCCGCTTCGACGGCCAGGTGCGGGGCGAGGTGACCGTGGTGGTGGCCGGGGGCGGGGCGGCGGCCCCGCCGGCGCCGCTCCCGCCGCTGGACGACGAGCTGCGCCGCCGGCTGGCGGCCGGCGAGCCGCCCAGCGGGGTGGCGCGCGAGGTGGCCCGGGCGCGCGGCCTGAAGCGGGCCGACGTCTACGACGCGCTGGAGCGGCTCAAGCGGGGCGGCTGA